The Azospirillum brasilense DNA window AACCTCAAAGATTTAAGGATATTGTAGACGGAAAGGCATATGATTTTGAGCGCCCTCTTATGGAGGACATGGTTTTGAACTTTGAAGAAAGTTATAGATACTATGTTTCATGCTTCTCCGATTATCTAAAAAGATCAGAACCCAAGATCACATAAAGATTCTACCGCAGGCTACTTAGACTTGGAACGTGGAGTGTCAGGGAATATGGACAGCAACACAAAAGTTTCCGTTGAACTTTTCCACCAAAAAGTCAACCAGCTTACTGACGATCAGTGGAAGCTCTTCCTGACCAGAAGCGTTTCTGAGCATGTAGTTGAAGACGTAGTCATGCCTACGTTCCCGCCCGAAAGCTTCCAATCATCAATCCATGGGCACTCTGGTGTAACTTCAATTAACGAGGCGTTTAACTTTTTTCTTGAAGTGAAAAATGTTGCTAATCGTGTAGGATCTCCTTTCTCTCCGTCTCGCTACCTCCTTGATTTTGGTTGTGGATGGGGACGAATTGGGCGGATGTTCATGAAGGATATCCAGCCATCGCGGATTTACGCTGTGGAACCAGAATCTGCCAATACCATTGAGGCAAGAAAAAATAATTATTATACTAACATAATTCAATCTGAGTATGAGCCCCCTCTCGTGTTTGGCAATGGCATTTTTGATTATGTAGTTGCATGGTCTGTATTCTCTCACCTTGATGAGTATCTTCTAAGAAAGTGGCTTGAAGAATTTAGAAGAGTCTTGAAACCAGGAGGGCTTGTTGCGATCACAAGCCAAGGCCGTAGTTTTTTCGACTATGTTGCTCAATTGAAAGAAATCAAAGAGCGCGGAGAGCCTCTAGGACACGCATGGCATGAGACGCTTGTCCGGCATTTTGTCGACCTTCCGTCAATGAAAAAACAGTATGATGACGGGAACTTTATTCACGTACAAAGCCATGGCTCTGGAAACCATTATGGAGAAGCATTCATCCCACTTGGGTTTGCCCAGAGGATTGCTCAAGAAATGAAAATGGAGCTTGTTGAATTCATGGAGAGCGGTACTAAGCTTCCTCAGAGCCTGATTGTTCTAAGGGCTCTTTAGAAGGGAAATAGTACATTCTCTCTAGAAAATAGCGGCTCTCGATGCGCAGAGCAAAGAAGCCGCTATTTTTCTGTAGTAAATCATTCGGTCGGAGAGGGAAAATGTCGGCGACACTATGCGTTTTGTTTAATCATGCGTATCCAAATAACATTCCAATAATTAGGAAGATTTATGAAGGACGATTTAAGAATATTATTTTTATTATGCCCTTTGCCCGAAATGTCGGTGATGATGTCATTACGTCATACAGAGGGTCTTTTAGCTTTCAAGGGATGATTGCGGATGCAGCTCCTCGCCTTAGTGAATATAAATCTGATTACTATGTGTTTGTCCAAGATGATGTCCTTCTAAACCCTGCCTTGAATGAAGGGAATATAGAAAAATTTTTGGGAATAGGGCCTAAAATGGCCTTTTTCCCTCAATTTTACTCCCTATCCGGTCCAATTCATCGTTGGTTCTGGACCACAAGGGTTGTATGGCGTTTGTTTTATTCTCATAATTCTCTTGGTGGAAGCGGTGCCGAAATGGCCCTGAAGTATCTTCCTCCAAAAGAGTTTGCTGAAGAAAAGGCAAAGAGGTACGGGATAAGCTGTGCTCCCATCACTTATGACAATATTGAGAACTGTAAAGTTCCTCATTTCTCCTCATCAGAGCATACTCGATCACTAAACAAATCTCTTATGGATGGGCTTTTCTTT harbors:
- a CDS encoding class I SAM-dependent methyltransferase, coding for MDSNTKVSVELFHQKVNQLTDDQWKLFLTRSVSEHVVEDVVMPTFPPESFQSSIHGHSGVTSINEAFNFFLEVKNVANRVGSPFSPSRYLLDFGCGWGRIGRMFMKDIQPSRIYAVEPESANTIEARKNNYYTNIIQSEYEPPLVFGNGIFDYVVAWSVFSHLDEYLLRKWLEEFRRVLKPGGLVAITSQGRSFFDYVAQLKEIKERGEPLGHAWHETLVRHFVDLPSMKKQYDDGNFIHVQSHGSGNHYGEAFIPLGFAQRIAQEMKMELVEFMESGTKLPQSLIVLRAL